Genomic window (Acuticoccus sp. I52.16.1):
TCGGCCGGCGCGGCGTTGACGTAGGCGGTCGAGATCGCCCCCGCGCCGCCGGACTTGTTGAGCACCACGATCGGCTTGCCGAGCGCCTCCTCGGCGGCCGGGTTCACCGCCCGGGCCACGGTGTCGGTCGCCCCGCCCGCGCCCCACATCACGACGCCCAGAAGCTCGCGCTCGGGGAAATCCTGCGCCATCGCCGCGCCGGACAGCCCGAGCGCCATGCTGAGCGCCAGCGCGCCCGTGATCTTGATCATCATCGTCCTCCCTGGTCGGCCCTCTTGTCGTGCCGGCCGCCCCGCAGGGACGGACCGCCGAGGCCGCATGGCCCACGCATAAACCGCGCCGGGCCTCGATGGGAAGGCGTCACGGCCCCCGCCCGGCGCCGCGCCCCGGCGGTGGAGCGCGAGGCCGGCCGCGAGCCGGCGTCGACGCGCGGAGGCGAAGGGCCCGCAGGGCGGTCGTCCCGCGCCTCCCGGCCCCCCGGCTCAGGCCTCGACCGGCGGGAGGGCCTCCCGCTCCAGCACCAGCTTGGTCATCGCGATCACGTGCTCCGGCGCGGCGTCGTAGCCGTGGTCCAGCAGCCACAGGCGCATGATGTGGGCCGTGTCGGTCACGTCGATCACCGCGGACTTCTGCGGGCGGCGGACCATGTGGAGGGTCCGTTCGAAGCGATCGGATTGCATGTTCAGTCCTCCTCGTGACCTGCCCGCGCGCCGTGCGCGGCAGGACTGGCGGCAAAGACGGGATGGGCGAAGGCGTCCGGCGTTCCGTTTTCGGATATCGCCGGCGGCGCGGATGTCGGCGGGTGAGCCGGCTCCCCCGGCTTCCCCGTTCCATGCGAGATCGGCATGGGCCCGACGGCGCGCCCCGGCCGGGGCCCGCTCGAGGTGGGCCTCCCCGCGCCGGTCCTCGGGGGTCGAGGCCGGGCGGGAGGGCCCGATCAGGCGAACAGGCCGAAGTCGTAGGTCTCGATGACGACCCCGTCGGCGACGACGTTGACCGTCTCGACGTCGTGGATGGTCAGGTTGAACTGCGACAGGGTGGCCTCGCCGGTCGTGGCGTAGGCGGCCATGTCGGTGGCGAACCGGCCGTCGTCGAAGTCGGCGATGGCGTCGACCTCGATGTTGACGGTGTCGGAGCCGGTGCTGCCCCAGATCTCGGTGGTGGCGGCCATCCGCGTGCCGTCGAAGGCGAAGGTGTCGTCCCCTTCGCCGCCGCAGAAGTCGCCGCCGGCGGACATCTCGAACGTGTCGTCGCCCGCGCCGCCATAGGCCTCGCCGACGTAGCCCGAGGCGCGGAAGATGTCGTCCCCGGCGCCCAGGTCGATCGTGCCGCCGCCGTCGTGGAGCTGGACGTTGTCGATGCCCGAGCCGGTGGTGACCGAGCCGACATAGCCGTGCGCGAACAGCTGGTTGTCGCCCTCGCCCAGGTCGACCGTGCCGGCGCCGTTGCCCAGCGTGACGTTGTCGGTGTCGGCGCCGCCGAACAGGGTGCCGATGTAGCCACCGTTGCCGCCGGAGAAGAGGTTGACGCCCTCGCCCAGGTCCATGGTGCCCGCGGTGGCGCCGTCGTTCATGAAGACGGTGTCGTTGCCGGTGCCCATGTCGACCGAGTTGACCGACCCGCCGTTGACGAAGAGCGCGTCGTTGCCGGCGCCCATGGTGATGGTGCCGCCGCCGTTGTTCAGCGTGAACACGTCCTGGCCACCCTCGCCGTTCGCCGCGTCGACGTAGGCGTTGAAGACCGCCGCGTCGCCGCCGTCGGTGCCGGAGAAGAGAGCGGTGTAGGCGGAGAAGATGGAGGTCATCGCGGCGTCCTTCCTGCTTGTTTTCGTCTGGCCTCGTCGGTGTCCCGAATGTGGCGGGGAGGAGGCGCGGCGGGTGTGACGCACATCACGCAATGCACGCCGGGGAGGAAAAAGCGGACGGGGCCGGCGCAAAGCGTGATCTGCGCCCATTGAGCGGCGCGGGCGAGGACACACGGGCGAGGACGGTAGGGCGAGGACGGTAGGGGAGGACCGGAGAGCGAGGACCGGAGGACGAGACGGGGCGAGGGGACGGGGCGAGGGGACGGGGGCAACCGGGTGCCGGGCCGCGCGAGCCGCCCGCGCTTGCGCAAGCGCGCCGGCCCTGCCAATGCCCATCCGAGCGCACGCCAGCAGGAGGAGACCGCCGTGACCCGTGAGCCCCGAGGCCGACGCGAGACGATCGGCGCATGAAAGGCATCGTTCTGGCCGGCGGCTCGGGCACGCGGCTCTATCCGGTCACCCACGTCATCTCCAAGCAGCTGCTGCCGGTCTACGACAAGCCGATGATCTACTATCCCGTCAGCACGCTGATGCTGGCCGGGATCCGCGACATCCTGATCATCACCACCCCCCAGGACGCGCCGCTGTTCGAGCGGATGCTCGGCGACGGCAGCCAGTGGGGGATCAACATCGCCTTCGCCCAGCAGCCGCGGCCCGAGGGGCTGGCGCAGGCCTTTCTCATCGGCCGCGAGTTCGTCGGGACCGACAGCGTCGCCCTCGTCCTGGGCGACAACATCTACTACGGCCATGGCCTCGAGGAGATGCTGAAGGAGGCCGCCGCGCGCCCGAACGGGGCCACGGTCTTCGCCTATTATGTCAAGGACCCGGAGCGCTACGGCGTCCTCGAGTTCGACAAGGCCGGCACCCCGGTGCGCATCCTGGAAAAGCCCGCCGTCGCCCCTTCCAGCTACGCCGTCACCGGGCTCTATTTCTACGACAACGACGTGCTCGACATCGCCGCCGACGTGACGCCGTCGGCGCGCGGCGAGCTCGAGATCACGGACGTGAACCAGGTCTACCTCGACCGCCGCGCCCTCACCGCGCAGACCATGGGCCGCGGCTACGCCTGGTTCGACACCGGCACGCACGACAGCCTGGTCGACGCGGCGCTCTTCATCCGTGCGCTGGAGCAGCGGCAGGGGCTCAGGATCGCCTGCCCCGAGGAGATCGCCTGGCGGCAGGGGTGGCTGTCGGACGAGGCGCTCGTGGCGCTGGGCGAAGCGCAGAAGAAGAGCGGCTACGGCGCCTACCTGCTGGGTCTCCTGGAGGGCTGACCCCGCGCCCGGCGGCCGAGGCCCGGCCCCGGCCCCGGCCCCGGCCCCGGCCCCGGCCTCAGCCGTCCGGGTCGGCGGCCAGGCGGTCGAGGACCACCCGCAGCGAGGTCGGCCAGTCCGGCAGCGTCAGGCCGTAGCGCGTGGCGAGGCGGGCCGTGTCGAGGCGCGAGTTCGCCGGGCGCCGCGCCGGGGTCGGGTACTGCGACGTCGGAATGCCGGCGACCCGGGGCGGGGCGGGGAGGGAGGCCACGATCGCCGCCGCGAAGTCGCGCCAGGTCGTGTCGCCCCGGCCGGCCACGTGGACGACCTCGCCGCCCGCCGGCCACGCCGCGTGCCGGTGGGCGAGCGCCAGCAGCGTGTCGGCGATGTCGAGCGCGCTCGTCGGGTTGCCGTGCTGGTCGTTCACCACGGTCAGCCGGTCCCGCTCGGCCCCCAGGCGCAGCATCGTCTTCACGAAGTTCTTGCCGTAGGGCGAGTAGACCCAGGCCGTGCGCGCGATCAGGTGGCGTCCGCCGGCCGCCCGCACCGCCGCCTCGCCGGCCGCCTTGGTGCGGCCGTAGGCGCTCGCGGGGGCGAGCGGGTCGTCCTCGCGGTAGGGGCGCTCCAGGGTGCCGTCGAAGACGTAGTCGGTCGAGATGTGGATCAGCGGGACGGCCGCGGCCGCGCACAGCGCCGCCAGCGCGCCGGGGCCCTCGGCGTTGAGCGCGGCCGCGGCGGCCTCGTCGCTCTCGGCGGCGTCGACGGCGGTGTAGGCGGCGGCGTTGACGACGACCTCCGGCGCGGTCCGCTCGAGCGCGCGGGCGAGGCTCTCGGGCCGGGTGAGGTCGGCCTCGGGGCGGCCGAGCGCGACGACGTCGTCCGGCCCGGCATGTCCCACCCGAGCGCGTTCCACCCGAGCGCGTTCCACCAGAGCGCGGGCGACCTGGCCGGAGCGGCCGATGACGAGGATCTTCATGCCGCGCGGCCTAGAACGCGACCGGGCCGAGGTCTTCGAAGGCCGGCAGCGCCGCGTCCTTCTGCGACAGCACGATGTCGCCCGCCCCGCCCCAGTCGATCCCCAGCGCCGGGTCGTCGAAGCGGATGCCGCGCTCGCTGTCCCGGTCGTAGAAGCCGTCCACCTTGTAGGCGACCTCGGTGTCGTCGACGAGGGTGCGGAAGCCGTGCGCGAAGCCGCGCGGGACGAGGAGCTGTGCCCCGTTGCGGGCGCTGAGCTCGGCCGAGACCCATTCGCCGTAGGTCGGCGAGCCGGCGCGCAGGTCGACCGCGACGTCGATCACCGCGCCGACCAGCACCCGCACCAGCTTGGCCTGCGCGTGGGGCGCCACCTGCAAATGCAGGCCCCGCACCGTGCCCGCCCGGCGCGACAGGCTCTGGTTGTCCTGCACGAAGTCGAGGGCGATGCCGGCTCGCTCCAGGGTGCGGGCGTTCCAGGTTTCCTGGAACCAGCCGCGGTCGTCTTCGAAGCGCCTCGGCGTCAGGAGGACGACGTCGGGAATCTTGAGAGGAGTCACGTCCACGGGAGGGCCCTTCGTCGCGCGCGTCAGGCCCCCTATAGGGCATCGCGCACGGCGGCGTAAACGCGGCGCGCCCGGGCCGTCAGGACTTGGGGAAGCACTCCGGATAGTTGGCGTACATCGCCGCGATCGCCATCAGGTGCAGGCTGGTGTCGAAGTAGTTCGTCATCTTCATCTCGACCGAGTCGTAGGCGACCGGCTCGTCGTATTCGAGGCAGTGCATCAGCTCGTAGGTGAAGAGGTAGGACTTGCCCCAGAACTTGTCCTTGCGGCCCAGCGTGTAGACGTCGAAGGGGTAGATGTCGCGGTTGTCGTCGTCGGCCCAGATGCCCATCAGGTACCGGGTGACGTGGTCGTTCGTCTGACCGAACTGCAGCAGGTAGAGCGGGATGCGCACCGCGTCGTAGCTGAAGCGGCGCGGGAAGCCGCTGGCCGGCACCGGCTCGCCGTATTCGTTGAGGGTCGACCAGTCGGACGGCGGGTGGATCAGCGCGTCGAGCAGGCGCTGCCCGTCCTCGAGCACCGCCTCCCACGCATAGTCGGGCGCCAGCGCCTCCATGATCGGCAGGGTCATGGGGATGTAGTAGCTGAGGTTCAGCGTCGCGTTCGGCTCGTGGCGCGAGGGGGCGGCCCACTCGCCCGGCAACAGCACGGTGAAGCCGCCATACTCGATCACCAGCTTCTTGCCGACCGCCTCGGCGATCGCCGTCGCCTCGGCGAGGTATTCGGCGTTGTCCCAGCGCATGCCGGCCAGCCCCAGCGCCGTCGCGATCAGGATCTCGCCGTCGGTAGCGTTGTTGCGGTCGGCGATGCCGCGGCCGGGCACCCACTTCCAGGCGAACAGCTTGTCGGCCCGCTGCATCTTGGTCTTGGCGAAGCGCCAGATCTGGTCGAAGGTCGTCCGGTCGCTGCCCAGCAGGGCCAGCATCATGCCGTAGCCCTGGCTCTCGGAGTGGGTGATGCCGCCGTTCTGCGGGTCGAACACCCGTCCGTCCGGCTTGATGAAGGCTTGGCGGTAGATCTCGAAGGCGGCGGAGAACCAGCGCTGCTCGGCCGGGGCGAGCTGGCCCAGATAGGGCATGTAGGACTGGTTGAGCTGCATCGACCGCGCCGGCGCGGCGCACAGTGCGGCGATCGCCACCACCGCCAA
Coding sequences:
- the rfbA gene encoding glucose-1-phosphate thymidylyltransferase RfbA; translation: MKGIVLAGGSGTRLYPVTHVISKQLLPVYDKPMIYYPVSTLMLAGIRDILIITTPQDAPLFERMLGDGSQWGINIAFAQQPRPEGLAQAFLIGREFVGTDSVALVLGDNIYYGHGLEEMLKEAAARPNGATVFAYYVKDPERYGVLEFDKAGTPVRILEKPAVAPSSYAVTGLYFYDNDVLDIAADVTPSARGELEITDVNQVYLDRRALTAQTMGRGYAWFDTGTHDSLVDAALFIRALEQRQGLRIACPEEIAWRQGWLSDEALVALGEAQKKSGYGAYLLGLLEG
- a CDS encoding calcium-binding protein yields the protein MTSIFSAYTALFSGTDGGDAAVFNAYVDAANGEGGQDVFTLNNGGGTITMGAGNDALFVNGGSVNSVDMGTGNDTVFMNDGATAGTMDLGEGVNLFSGGNGGYIGTLFGGADTDNVTLGNGAGTVDLGEGDNQLFAHGYVGSVTTGSGIDNVQLHDGGGTIDLGAGDDIFRASGYVGEAYGGAGDDTFEMSAGGDFCGGEGDDTFAFDGTRMAATTEIWGSTGSDTVNIEVDAIADFDDGRFATDMAAYATTGEATLSQFNLTIHDVETVNVVADGVVIETYDFGLFA
- the rfbD gene encoding dTDP-4-dehydrorhamnose reductase, whose product is MKILVIGRSGQVARALVERARVERARVGHAGPDDVVALGRPEADLTRPESLARALERTAPEVVVNAAAYTAVDAAESDEAAAAALNAEGPGALAALCAAAAVPLIHISTDYVFDGTLERPYREDDPLAPASAYGRTKAAGEAAVRAAGGRHLIARTAWVYSPYGKNFVKTMLRLGAERDRLTVVNDQHGNPTSALDIADTLLALAHRHAAWPAGGEVVHVAGRGDTTWRDFAAAIVASLPAPPRVAGIPTSQYPTPARRPANSRLDTARLATRYGLTLPDWPTSLRVVLDRLAADPDG
- a CDS encoding glycosyl hydrolase family 8, which translates into the protein MRILLAVVAIAALCAAPARSMQLNQSYMPYLGQLAPAEQRWFSAAFEIYRQAFIKPDGRVFDPQNGGITHSESQGYGMMLALLGSDRTTFDQIWRFAKTKMQRADKLFAWKWVPGRGIADRNNATDGEILIATALGLAGMRWDNAEYLAEATAIAEAVGKKLVIEYGGFTVLLPGEWAAPSRHEPNATLNLSYYIPMTLPIMEALAPDYAWEAVLEDGQRLLDALIHPPSDWSTLNEYGEPVPASGFPRRFSYDAVRIPLYLLQFGQTNDHVTRYLMGIWADDDNRDIYPFDVYTLGRKDKFWGKSYLFTYELMHCLEYDEPVAYDSVEMKMTNYFDTSLHLMAIAAMYANYPECFPKS
- the rfbC gene encoding dTDP-4-dehydrorhamnose 3,5-epimerase; protein product: MDVTPLKIPDVVLLTPRRFEDDRGWFQETWNARTLERAGIALDFVQDNQSLSRRAGTVRGLHLQVAPHAQAKLVRVLVGAVIDVAVDLRAGSPTYGEWVSAELSARNGAQLLVPRGFAHGFRTLVDDTEVAYKVDGFYDRDSERGIRFDDPALGIDWGGAGDIVLSQKDAALPAFEDLGPVAF